Proteins from a genomic interval of Lolium perenne isolate Kyuss_39 chromosome 1, Kyuss_2.0, whole genome shotgun sequence:
- the LOC127325558 gene encoding pentatricopeptide repeat-containing protein At4g38010, which yields MDAPYPPARRASRKHTAAQLCSPGRPSNPGTVPQHATSLYRDGAPNDAGALRSVLKRLATASSAPRGEAAPVLHAHAVKLGLDRRHRGVRDALIALYLACGRQRAASALFACHPVPDVVSWTGMVTGYTRLGRFSEAAALFLAMADDGAVVVDAVAAAAAFTACAGAGDIGLAREVHRRVLVAGVALDVVACNALVDMYSKCDDAAAALRCFRTMEPVKNVVTWNTMISAHARAGEPREALSLFREMLKQQGARPDDATFVAVLGACARLGALDAGRWAHAYMRRTGRNAVDGVVGNALLDMYAKCGAVEQAAEVFDARAQRDVYTYTSMISGLAAHGRGEDALALFTDMRRAGVKPNKVTFLGVLSACCHAGFVVDGLRHLHAMAEVHGVAPGIEHYGCVVDMLGRAGRLDEAEELVTAMPVRPDAPIWGSLLSACREHGHVERAERVLQRMADDEEADAGGYVLMSNMYAREGRHGKALRVRRQMMKSKVDKVPGCSLIEIDGVVHEFQAVPANSAELFGDASNLLS from the coding sequence ATGGATGCACCTTATCCACCCGCGCGGCGAGCCAGCAGGAAGCATACGGCTGCTCAACTCTGCTCCCCTGGCCGGCCCTCCAATCCTGGTACCGTACCTCAGCACGCCACGTCGCTCTATCGCGACGGCGCACCTAACGACGCCGGCGCGCTCCGGTCCGTTCTGAAGCGCTTGGCCACCGCGTCCTCGGCTCCGCGCGGCGAAGCCGCGCCGGTGCTGCACGCCCACGCCGTGAAGCTCGGCCTCGaccgccgccaccgcggcgtccGCGACGCCCTTATCGCGCTCTACCTCGCCTGCGGCCGGCAACGCGCTGCAAGTGCTCTGTTCGCCTGCCACCCGGTGCCGGACGTGGTCTCCTGGACGGGCATGGTGACCGGGTACACGCGGCTCGGCCGCTTCAGCGAAGCTGCGGCGCTGTTCCTGGCAATGGCGGACGATGGCGCGGTCGTAGTCGACGCcgtggccgcggcggcggcgttcACGGCCTGCGCCGGCGCCGGGGACATCGGTCTGGCCAGGGAGGTGCACCGGCGCGTCCTCGTCGCGGGGGTGGCCCTCGACGTCGTCGCGTGCAACGCGTTGGTCGACATGTACTCCAAGTGCGACGACGCGGCGGCCGCGCTTCGGTGCTTCCGGACGATGGAGCCAGTCAAGAACGTGGTGACCTGGAACACGATGATCTCCGCGCACGCGCGCGCCGGCGAGCCCCGTGAGGCGCTGTCGTTGTTCCGGGAGATGCTTAAGCAGCAGGGTGCGCGTCCAGACGACGCCACGttcgtcgccgtcctcggcgcGTGTGCGCGGCTCGGGGCGCTCGACGCCGGCAGGTGGGCGCACGCTTACATGCGCAGGACCGGAAGGAATGCCGTTGACGGCGTCGTCGGCAACGCGCTGCTCGACATGTACGCCAAGTGCGGCGCGGTGGAGCAGGCCGCAGAGGTGTTCGACGCCAGGGCGCAGCGGGACGTGTACACCTACACGTCCATGATCTCGGGGCTCGCGGCGCACGGCCGTGGCGAGGACGCGCTGGCGCTCTTCACAGACATGCGTCGAGCCGGCGTGAAACCAAACAAAGTGACCTTCCTCGGCGTGCTCTCCGCGTGCTGCCATGCCGGTTTCGTCGTGGACGGCCTCCGGCACTTGCACGCCATGGCGGAGGTGCACGGCGTGGCGCCTGGCATCGAGCACTACGGGTGCGTCGTCGACATGCTCGGTCGGGCCGGGAGGCTGGACGAGGCGGAGGAGCTCGTCACGGCAATGCCGGTCCGCCCCGACGCGCCCATCTGGGGCTCGCTGCTCTCGGCCTGCCGGGAGCACGGCCACGTTGAGCGCGCCGAGCGCGTGTTGCAGCGGATGGCCGACGACGAGGAGGCCGACGCCGGGGGCTACGTGCTCATGTCCAACATGTACGCGCGCGAGGGCCGGCACGGCAAGGCGTTGCGGGTGAGGCGGCAGATGATGAAAAGCAAGGTAGACAAGGTCCCCGGCTGCAGCCTCATCGAGATCGACGGCGTCGTGCACGAGTTCCAAGCAGTTCCGGCGAACTCCGCCGAACTTTTCGGCGATGCGTCAAACTTGTTGAGCTGA